In one Oncorhynchus nerka isolate Pitt River linkage group LG7, Oner_Uvic_2.0, whole genome shotgun sequence genomic region, the following are encoded:
- the LOC115132672 gene encoding twist-related protein-like isoform X1 has protein sequence MFGDMMCSPVGSRSPVDSAGNSEEEIDQHRRPRRGTRKQWASRRRPREQDEDEEDEGNQNIQSPGKKRGKRRGSDWSDWSDVSSVSGLPRSLEDTQNQRVMANVRERQRTQSLNQAFASLRQIIPTLPSDKLSKIQTLKLATRYIDFLHHVLQGEGMGLDLDEEHVSGAASCGYVAHERLSYVFSVWRMEEEACSGSATPH, from the exons ATGTTTGGGGACATGATGTGTTCCCCGGTGGGGTCTCGGTCTCCGGTCGACAGCGCTGGGAACAGTGAGGAAGAGATTGACCAACACCGGAGGCCACGTAGAGGCACCAGAAAACAGTGGGCAAGCCGAAGGAGACCGAGGGAGCAGGATGAAGATGAAGAAGATGAAGGGAACCAGAATATCCAAAGCCcggggaagaagagggggaagaggagaggaagtgacTGGAGTGACTGGAGTGACGTCAGCAGTGTGAGCGGCCTACCCAGGTCTCTGGAGGACACGCAGAATCAGCGTGTCATGGCTAACGTACGGGAGCGACAGAGGACCCAGTCACTCAACCAGGCCTTCGCCTCGCTACGACAGATCATTCCCACGCTGCCCTCAGACAAACTCAGCAAGATCCAGACGCTCAAACTGGCCACGCGCTACATAG ACTTCCTCCATCACGTGCTGCAGGGCGAGGGGATGGGCCTGGATTTGGACGAGGAGCATGTGTCAGGAGCAGCCAGCTGTGGTTACGTGGCCCATGAGCGTCTGAGCTATGTATTCTCAgtgtggaggatggaggaggaagcATGCTCGGGGTCTGCTACACCACACTAG
- the LOC115132672 gene encoding twist-related protein-like isoform X2: MFGDMMCSPVGSRSPVDSAGNSEEEIDQHRRPRRGTRKQWASRRRPREQDEDEEDEGNQNIQSPGKKRGKRRGSDWSDWSDVSSVSGLPRSLEDTQNQRVMANVRERQRTQSLNQAFASLRQIIPTLPSDKLSKIQTLKLATRYIGRGDGPGFGRGACVRSSQLWLRGP; this comes from the exons ATGTTTGGGGACATGATGTGTTCCCCGGTGGGGTCTCGGTCTCCGGTCGACAGCGCTGGGAACAGTGAGGAAGAGATTGACCAACACCGGAGGCCACGTAGAGGCACCAGAAAACAGTGGGCAAGCCGAAGGAGACCGAGGGAGCAGGATGAAGATGAAGAAGATGAAGGGAACCAGAATATCCAAAGCCcggggaagaagagggggaagaggagaggaagtgacTGGAGTGACTGGAGTGACGTCAGCAGTGTGAGCGGCCTACCCAGGTCTCTGGAGGACACGCAGAATCAGCGTGTCATGGCTAACGTACGGGAGCGACAGAGGACCCAGTCACTCAACCAGGCCTTCGCCTCGCTACGACAGATCATTCCCACGCTGCCCTCAGACAAACTCAGCAAGATCCAGACGCTCAAACTGGCCACGCGCTACATAG GGCGAGGGGATGGGCCTGGATTTGGACGAGGAGCATGTGTCAGGAGCAGCCAGCTGTGGTTACGTGGCCCATGA
- the LOC115131261 gene encoding DNA-directed RNA polymerase I subunit RPA43, with amino-acid sequence MANLEQTEDDPKHAKMSTEVSVLTNPTANGPSAAGGGDPGAFPSLIPSFASACKLVSTPYSCLVMDTHRRHIALSPMYLKKKRTGIQEELNTELLRYSESLKGVPLAYDEVSLLGQHGDIYDDNGYIHLDIQANFVVFQPQRGQKLLGIVNKLGVSHVGCLVHGCFNASVPKPAHVTMETWREAGPRIGAELEFEVCQLDADIVGVLLIKGRLGRTRVQELMAAGESFDPTDPAEQLEEPDAEPALEPNQDWSDATVKPKKKKKKEKHREEVASVPAPGAVVSRTAEDSSTNGHTETRKKKRKEKRQNEEDEEKEVGGEGPVEVQGSDSSGYLSDKPNRKRKQGDDITSCLHGDPETPKTKKKKNK; translated from the exons ATGGCGAACTTGGAGCAGACAGAAGACGACCCAAAACACGCAAAAATGTCCACCGAAGTCTCAGTTTTAACAAATCCGACAGCAAACGGACCTTCTGCGGCAGGCGGTGGAGACCCAGGCGCGTTCCCAAGTCTGATCCCGTCGTTCGCTAGCGCATGCAAGTTGGTGTCAACGCCGTACTCGTGTCTGGTCATGGACACGCACAGAAGACATATTGCCCTGTCGCCCATGTACCTGAAGAAGAAACGGACAGGGATCCAAGAGGAACTGAACACCGAACTGCTAAGATACTCAGAAAG TCTGAAAGGTGTGCCTCTGGCCTATGATGAGGTCAGTTTGCTGGGGCAGCATGGAGACATCTACGACGATAACGGATACATTCACCTCGACATACAAGCCAACTTTGTCGTCTTCCAACCCCAGAGAGGACAGAAACTACTG GGTATAGTTAATAAGCTTGGTGTGAGTCACGTGGGCTGTCTGGTCCATGGCTGTTTCAACGCCAGCGTTCCGAAGCCAGCCCACGTCACCATGGAGACCTGGAGGGAGGCAGGACCCAGGATAGGGGCGGAGCTGGAGTTTGAGGTCTGTCAGCTAGATGCAGACATAGTCGGAGTACTGCTGATCAAAGGAAGACTTGGCAGGACACG ggttCAGGAGCTGATGGCAGCTGGAGAGAGTTTTGATCCTACTGACCCCGCGGAACAGCTAGAGGAACCAGACGCAGAACCTGCTCTAGAACCCAACCAGGACTGGTCCGACGCCaccgtcaaacccaagaagaagaagaaaaaggagaaacacagagaggaggtGGCTTCAGTACCAGCCCCCGGAGCCGTTGTCAGCAGAACAGCGGAGGACAGTAGCACTAACGGCCACACTGAGacgaggaagaagaagaggaaggagaaacGACAGAACGAAGAGGATGAGGAGAAAGAAGTGGGGGGGGAGGGTCCCGTGGAGGTGCAGGGGAGCGACTCCAGTGGTTACCTTAGTGACAAGCCAAACAGGAAGAGGAAACAGGGTGACGATATCACGTCCTGTCTCCATGGAGATCCTGAAACGCCCAAAActaagaagaagaaaaataaatgA